One genomic window of Coffea eugenioides isolate CCC68of chromosome 1, Ceug_1.0, whole genome shotgun sequence includes the following:
- the LOC113773789 gene encoding exopolygalacturonase-like: MALREIKALYLVLASAALLLCNKGECSSFGARRGLAADVETVFDVTKFGARPDGRTDGSLQMIRAWNAACKSGAPAKLVFPPGKFVAGEVVFQGPCTTPTPITIEIQGTILSSTDLSVFTQGVWISIENVNGVIVTGGGTLDGRGASAWEYAGGDGAGLLPVSLQMLKVQNGVIQNINLLNSKGFHSKVTWSANITVSDLTITAPADSPNTDGLHISSSQNVNVTNLTIGTGDDCISVGEGNTNIAISKITCGPGHGISIGSLGKRPAEKDVNGVTVTNCTLTGTTNGARIKTYHASPPMRASGIVYEDIIMNVVRNPIVIDQHYNSRKKNQPSRVQISDVHFRNIRGTSASPVAVNLDCSQAVPCQGVEMVDINLAPAPGVAAISSACINTKPTLGGKLTLGQGGCQQCKIYRLISVTEFHACPPKLFNN; this comes from the exons ATGGCTCTGAGAGAGATCAAGGCGTTGTATCTAGTATTGGCTTCAGCGGCCTTGCTCTTGTGTAACAAGGGAGAATGTAGCTCTTTTGGAGCCCGTCGTGGCCTAGCAGCTGACGTTGAGACAGTTTTTGATGTTACCAAGTTTGGGGCAAGGCCCGATGGCAGAACTGATGGCTCTCTG CAAATGATCAGGGCATGGAATGCTGCATGCAAATCAGGCGCACCGGCGAAGCTTGTTTTTCCTCCGGGCAAATTTGTGGCAGGGGAGGTAGTCTTCCAGGGGCCATGCACCACCCCAACACCCATAACCATTGAAATCCAAGGAACCATTTTATCGAGCACCGATCTTAGCGTGTTCACTCAGGGAGTATGGATATCTATCGAAAATGTGAATGGGGTCATAGTCACCGGTGGAGGTACTCTCGACGGCCGAGGGGCCTCTGCCTGGGAATATGCAGGAGGAGATGGTGCTGGCCTTCTTCCAGTT TCTCTTCAAATGTTGAAAGTACAAAATGGTGTTATCCAAAATATCAACCTGCTTAACAGTAAAGGCTTCCACAGCAAGGTCACCTGGAGTGCCAACATCACCGTGTCGGACCTCACTATAACAGCCCCTGCAGATAGCCCCAATACTGATGGCCTCCACATTAGCAGCTCTCAAAATGTGAATGTCACAAACCTTACAATAGGAACAGGAGACGACTGTATCTCCGTGGGCGAAGGCAACACCAACATTGCCATCTCCAAGATTACTTGTGGCCCAGGACATGGCATCAG CATTGGAAGCTTGGGGAAGCGCCCGGCGGAAAAAGATGTGAACGGGGTAACCGTAACAAACTGTACATTGACAGGCACAACCAATGGCGCAAGGATTAAAACCTACCATGCATCTCCCCCGATGCGTGCTTCTGGTATCGTTTATGAGGACATAATAATGAACGTCGTCAGAAATCCAATCGTCATTGATCAGCATTACAATTCCAGGAAAAAGAACCAG CCGTCGAGGGTGCAAATCAGCGATGTTCACTTCCGGAATATCAGGGGAACCTCCGCATCACCAGTTGCAGTTAATCTGGATTGCAGCCAGGCAGTCCCGTGCCAAGGCGTTGAGATGGTCGATATTAATTTAGCTCCAGCTCCGGGAGTGGCTGCTATTTCATCTGCCTGCATCAACACCAAACCAACTTTGGGAGGCAAGCTCACCTTGGGTCAAGGTGGTTGTCAGCA ATGCAAAATATATCGTCTCATCAGTGTTACTGAATTTCATGCCTGTCCTCCTAAGCTGTTCAATAATTAA